A window of Cryptomeria japonica chromosome 3, Sugi_1.0, whole genome shotgun sequence contains these coding sequences:
- the LOC131074386 gene encoding protein ENHANCER OF LHP1 1: MKGRSIQLQDAHKHDDIESVACILWDSHGKYLITAGADNNILIHSPSSPSSKPITLRHHKQAVTAMAIASTSLASGSLDHSVKLYSYPGGEFQGNITRFTLPIRSLAFSKNGELLAAAGDDEGIKLINTIDSSIARVLKAHNFPVTSLSFDPNNEFLASADSDGTVIYWQLSTGKPMHTLKKVAPNTDSSPTSLNQISWRPDGEMLAVPGRKNEVSMYDRDTAEKVLSLKGGHSDIIGSLAWSPNGKYIATSGADCQVMIWEVDRRQDIDRHKFEKPICSLAWKPGGNTLSVIDVLGRFGLWESPVASHMKSPADGNIENTDDMGFEETLMGKYGEDLEDSDAGSLDGIGDESEDDEMGRLPRRILHKKPSVKIENGEEDNDITEFKSRRDKLKTKSTMQEAFQPGATPRESGKRSLLSYNMLGSIITFEKDGFSHIEVEFHDLGKGFRVPSMSDHFGFTMASLNESGSVYASPQKGEKNPSTLMYRPLSSWANNSEWSMRFPIGEEVKAVALGSGWVAAVTSLNFLRIFSGGGLQKSVHSLDGPVITAVGHENLLVVATHASSPLPSGDQVLGFEVFRVSERQRYLSGRLPITPGSHLTWLGFSEEGMLSSYDSEGNLRVFTKEYDGCWIPMFSAARERKSENENFWMVGLNNTQVFCVACKSPETYPQVSPKPILSVLNLSLPLACSDLGADDLESEFLRDSLLLSQMQSKAEEAATCGSENNRETTIFKMEAALDRCLLRLIANCCKGDKLVRATELAAMLSLEKSLQGAIKLANAMKLPILAERFNALLEDKILKETMESIACKAPTSDGPYLDSPVYLGAKQVSFKTHTGDIPHLPHLQVKTNDVPLETKTNKTNDASLESKHTHTSRGLSKHDTRTEVDDLEAKRKEPNSVHGEGKKSADSQVQAALSNGSAQKPGNPFAKASNASANRTTESNGSLFNSIKQMKSTAENEGKRKDRAGTGCSAQKPSKQAKK; the protein is encoded by the exons ATGAAGGGCAGATCCATACAACTGCAAGATGCCCACAAGCACGATGATATTGAATCAGTGGCCTGCATTCTGTGGGACAGCCATGGCAAGTACCTCATTACAGCAGGGGCGGACAACAACATTCTCATTCATTCACCCTCTTCTCCCTCTTCAAAGCCCATCACTCTTCGTCATCACAAGCAGGCAGTCACAGCCATGGCCATCGCGTCTACAAGTCTCGCCTCAGGATCTTTAGACCACTCTGTCAAACTCTATTCTTATCCAG GTGGAGAATTTCAGGGCAATATTACAAGGTTTACTCTGCCGATACGCTCTCTGGCCTTCAGCAAGAATGGAGAGTTGCTAGCTGCTGCAGGAGATGATGAGGGTATTAAGCTAATCAACACCATTGATAGCTCCATTGCCAGGGTGCTCAAAGCCCACAATTTTCCGGTCACAAGCCTTTCCTTTGATCCAAACAATGAGTTCCTAGCATCTGCAGATAGTGATGGCACTGTTATCTATTGGCAGCTATCAACAGGGAAACCTATGCATACTCTGAAAAAAGTGGCGCCCAATACAGATTCCAGTCCAACAAGTTTAAATCAGATTAGTTGGCGCCCTGATGGGGAAATGCTGGCAGTTCCAGGGAGGAAAAACGAGGTTTCAATGTATGACAGAGATACGGCAGAGAAGGTTCTCAGCCTTAAGGGGGGTCACTCTGATATCATAGGGTCTTTGGCTTGGTCACCCAATGGAAAGTACATTGCAACATCTGGGGCTGACTGCCAGGTCATGATATGGGAGGTTGATAGGAGGCAAGATATTGATAGGCATAAGTTTGAGAAACCAATTTGTTCACTTGCATGGAAACCCGGTGGGAACACTTTGTCGGTGATTGATGTGTTGGGCAGGTTCGGTTTGTGGGAATCCCCTGTTGCATCTCACATGAAGTCCCCAGCAGATGGTAATATTGAGAATACTGATGACATGGGATTTGAGGAAACATTGATGGGTAAATATGGAGAAGACTTGGAAGACAGTGATGCTGGGAGCCTGGATGGGATAGGGGATGAGAGCGAGGATGATGAAATGGGCAGGCTTCCTAGAAGGATATTGCACAAGAAGCCGTCTGTTAAAATTGAAAATGGGGAAGAAGATAATGACATTACAGAGTTCAAGAGTCGCAGagataaattgaaaacaaaatcaaCCATGCAGGAGGCATTTCAGCCTGGTGCAACACCAAGGGAATCTGGGAAACGTAGTCTTCTTTCCTATAACATGCTTGGAAGCATTATCACTTTTGAAAAGGATGGTTTCTCCCATATTGAG GTGGAATTTCATGACCTTGGAAAAGGTTTCCGCGTGCCCTCCATGAGTGACCATTTTGGTTTTACCATGGCTTCTCTTAATGAAAGTGGAAGTGTTTATGCAAGTCCCCAGAAGGGCGAGAAGAACCCAAGCACTCTTATGTATCGGCCTTTAAGTAGTTGGGCGAACAATAGCGAG TGGTCCATGCGATTCCCGATTGGAGAGGAGGTGAAGGCTGTTGCTCTTGGTTCAGGGTGGGTTGCAGCAGTAACAAGTCTTAATTTCCTTAGGATTTTTTCAGGGGGTGGCTTGCAG AAATCTGTCCATTCTTTAGATGGACCAGTGATTACTGCCGTAGGACATGAGAACCTCCTTGTTGTTGCCACACATGCTTCAAGTCCTCTTCCATCTGGTGACCAG GTGCTGGGATTTGAGGTGTTCAGAGTTTCTGAAAGACAACGCTATTTATCTGGTCGGCTTCCTATAACCCCCGGCTCTCATCTTACATGGCTTGGATTCAGTGAAGAAGGGATGCTAAGTTCATACGATTCTGAG GGAAATTTGAGGGTGTTCACCAAGGAATATGATGGATGTTGGATACCAATGTTCAG TGCTGCCAGAGAAAGAAAGTCAGAAAATGAGAACTTTTGGATGGTAGGGCTAAACAACACGCAGGTTTTCTGTGTTGCTTGCAAATCGCCTGAGACTTATCCACAG GTAAGCCCAAAGCCAATATTGAGTGTTCTGAACTTATCATTACCTCTTGCATGTTCTGATCTTGGGGCAGATGATCTAGAAAGTGAATTCCTAAGAGATAGCCTACTTCTTTCACAG ATGCAAAGCAAAGCAGAAGAGGCTGCGACATGTGGCAGTGAAAACAATAGAGAGACTACTATATTTAAGATGGAAGCTGCACTTGATCGATGCCTTCTACGTCTCATAGCAAATTGTTGCAAGG GAGACAAGTTGGTTAGAGCAACAGAGCTGGCAGCAATGTTATCATTGGAGAAATCTTTACAGGGTGCCATAAAACTTGCCAATGCCATGAAGCTTCCCATATTGGCAGAACGATTTAATGCCTTGTTGGAG GATAAGATACTTAAAGAAACCATGGAGTCCATAGCTTGCAAGGCACCAACTTCTGATGGTCCATATTTGGACAGTCCAGTTTACTTGGGTGCCAAACAGGTCTCATTCAAGACGCACACTGGTGACATccctcatcttcctcatcttcaagtCAAGACAAATGACGTTCCCCTAGAAACCAAGACAAACAAGACAAACGATGCTTCTCTAGAATCCAAGCATACTCATACTTCTCGAGGGTTATCAAAGCATGACACAAGAACTGAAGTGGATGATCTAGAAGCTAAAAGAAAGGAACCCAATTCGGTACATGGTGAAGGGAAAAAGAGTGCAGATTCACAAGTCCAAGCTGCACTCAGCAATGGCTCTGCTCAGAAACCAGGTAACCCATTTGCCAAAGCCTCAAATGCTTCGGCAAACCGAACCACAGAAAGCAATGGTTCATTATTCAATTCCATAAAGCAAATGAAGAGTACAGCAGAAAATGAAGGGAAGCGAAAGGACAGGGCAGGCACAGGTTGCTCTGCTCAGAAGCCATCAAAACAAGCTAAGAAATAG
- the LOC131874065 gene encoding uncharacterized protein LOC131874065, giving the protein MSLPAMITGKAKGKYGKGCIDMLDEDLVAEVTGLQKEGTKFYKDCKFSVEATKNFPKSDEERAQLAKKDNVSYYLPHQGKARANREDSLVENAHISEAKEDTKENFGSEEEQGKEVDDKAESEQKKEAEGEEEKVQRKEYVEELEANNNPYVSDNRNDAQHSTEEGNPRFVVFAPVMENADSILNAARNSTLEMFNFQKWALKKFMEHSLKVLKVSSQNMNDFVACLEKNKQNKEMVIIDDVPATSSTPHSSRRKTRQTTSELEMKTKDTHQMQENKDLKEVANAMMMLVKDTKESIQIFI; this is encoded by the exons ATGAGCCTTCCAGCTATGATAACTGGAAAAGCGAAAGGAAAATATGGCAAAGGTTGCATAGATATG ttggatgaagatttggtggcggaGGTTACAGGATTACAGAAGGAAGGCACCAAATTTTACAAAGATTGCAAGTTCTCGGTGGAAGCTACCAAGAAtttccctaaaagtgatgaagaaagGGCTCAGCTCGCTAAGAAGGACAATGTGTCctactacctccctcatcag ggtAAAGCTAGGGCTAATAGGGAAGATTCTTTGGTGGAAAATGCCCACATTTCTGAGG ctaaagaagacacgAAAGAGAATTTTGGTTCagaggaggaacaggggaaggaggTAGATGATAAGGCCGAGAGTGAGCAGAAGAAAGAGGCTGAGGGTGAGGAAGAGAAGGTGCAGAGAAAAGAGTATGTTGAAGAACTAGAAGCAAATAATAACCCTTATGTCTCAGATAATAGGAATGATGCTCAGCACAGTacggaggagggaaaccctaggtttGTGGTCTTTGCTCCGGTTATGGAGAACGCGGATTCCATTTTGAATGCTGCCAGAAACAGTACTCTAGAAatgttcaatttccagaaatgg gccttgaagaaatttatggagCATAGTCTTAAGGTTTTGAAGGTGTCATCTCAAAACATGAATGATTTTGTTGCTTGTCTGGAGAAGAACAAgcagaacaaagagatggtgatcattgatgatgtgcCGGCCACCAGTTCTACTCCTCACTCCTCCAGACGCAAAACAAGGCAAACTACCAGTGAactggagatgaagactaaagacacccatcagaTGCAGGAAAACAAAGACCTGAAAGAAGTAGCTAATGCTATGATGATGTTAGTTAAGGACACAAAAGAGTCTATACAGATTTTCATCTGA
- the LOC131074355 gene encoding protein LIFEGUARD 2 → MYKGQYSDVEAGPAVALYPDISYSENIDRWNFIRKIYGILSVQLLLTVAVAGLVIYNPSVALFFNSSSGFGLYILLVISPFIWICALYYFHRTHPINYILLFAFTACISLAVGLSCSFTDGKVIFEAAILTAAVVISLTLYTFWAARRGYDFNFLGPILFSTLVVLIVFGFIQVLFPLGRTSVMIYGVLASIIFSGYIVFDTDNIIKRYNYDEYIWATVALYLDIINLFLSLLTLFRATRD, encoded by the exons ATGTATAAAGGCCAGTATTCAGACGTGGAGGCGGGCCCTGCTGTAGCTCTGTATCCTGACATTTCTTACTCTGAAAATATCGACAGGTGGAATTTTATCAGAAAGATTTATGGAATTCTGAGTGTGCAGTTGCTTCTTACAGTAGCAGTTGCAGGCCTTGTGATCTACAACCCATCAGTGGCTCTCTTCTTTAACAGTTCCTCTGGTTTCGGCCTTTATATACTTCTAGTCATTTCTCCCTTCATCT GGATTTGTGCTCTCTATTATTTTCACCGAACTCATCCCATCAATTACATTTTACTATTTGCATTCACAGCTTGCATTAGCCTAGCAGTAGGTTTAAGCTGTTCATTCACAGACG GAAAGGTAATATTTGAGGCAGCAATCCTTACAGCAGCGGTTGTGATTAGCCTTACTCTATATACCTTTTGGGCTGCAAGAAGAGGATATGACTTCAATTTCCTAGGGCCTATATTGTTTTCAACACTTGTTGTGCTTATTGTCTTTGGTTTCATTCAG GTGCTTTTCCCACTAGGGAGGACTTCTGTGATGATATATGGAGTCTTGGCTTCTATAATATTCAGCGGTTACATTGTTTTTGACACAGACAATATCATTAAGCGATATAATTATGATGAGTACATATGGGCTACTGTTGCGCTTTACTTGGACATCATCAATCTCTTCCTTTCACTCTTAACTCTCTTTCGAGCAACAAGGGATTGA